The Candidatus Eisenbacteria bacterium genome contains the following window.
TGGCAGCGTATTCACCGCCCATTATGCCCTGGAGAGTCGTGAATTCTTTCCCGTCCCTAACCATCTCGCTCACGAGGTCAACCTTGCAGAGTAAGCCCGCTCTCTTCGCACTGGCCGCCCTGGACTTGTCCCAGCTTTCCATGACGAATTGAGAAAGTTCCGCGAGCCGCTCGCTTTTGTCGAACACGGACCCCAGCGATTCTTGCCAGACGACGTCTTTGAGTAGCTCGAGCTGCCTGGCGATGCCGATTGACACGTCTTTTTCCCAGTAGAAGCGCGCGTCGTCAAGTCTCGCCCTGAGTACTCTCTCGTTTCCAACGCGCACGTTGTCCTCGCCCTCTTTCCCGCCGTTACGGAGCGTTATGAAGAAGGGCATGAGATTTCCGTGATCGTCCTGAACGGCGAAGTAGCGCTGATGCTCTCGCATTGCGGTCACGACGACGTCCCTGGGTAGCGCGAGAAAGTTCTTGTCGAACGAGCCCGCAACAGGGACGGGGAATTCCACCAGGTTGGCCACAATCCCGACGAGCTCGGGATCTTCCACCACCGCTCCACCCTTCTTTCTTGCCTCCTCCCTCACGATTTTGTCGACCGCTCGCCGCCGCTCTTCTGCGTCAGCGATCACCCAGGCCTTCTCGAGTTTTCCCAAGTACTCGGAGGCGTTCTTGAGTTTGATCGGTTCGGGAGCGAGGAATCTGTTCCCGAAGGTGAGTCTGTCGGAATTGACGCCCGCAACTTCGAGCGGGACCACCTCGTCTCCGAGAAGGGCAACTATCCACCTTACGGGACGTCCGAATCTCACGGATGGCTCGGCCCAAGTCATGGTCTTGGGGAAGGAAAGCGAAAGGACTAGCGAGGGCAAGAACTCCGAGAGGACCTCCTTCGTAGGCTTACCGTGCTCCTTCACTATCGCGCAGACGTAGTCCCCCCGGCCAGTCTTTTTGATCGCGAGACACTCCACGCCCACGCCCTGGCTTCGCGCGAATCCTTTCGCGGCCTGGGTCGGCGCACCCTTGTCGTCATACGCCACCCTCGACGCGGGTCCCACGACCTCTTTCTCCAGATCCTCCTGTCTCTCTGCGAGTCCCTTCACGTGTATCGTGAGACGCCTCGGCGTCGAATAGACGTCGATGGACGAACACTTTAGGCGTCGCGAATCCAGCTCCGACGCAGTCTTGTGACGCAGCTCCTGCACGGCCGGTTCGATGTAGCTTGCGGGAAGCTCTTCCACGCCGATTTCCAGCAAGAAATCCAAGGTCGATTGTTTCATGCTCCGCTCCCCTTTTCTTGCGCGGCTTCTGCGGCTCCCGGTGCGAGAAGCGGATAGCCCAGTTCTTCTCTTTGAGCCAGGTACGACAGAGCGGCTTTTCTGGCCAAACGGCGGACTCTCGCGATGTAGCCCACCCGTTCTGTGATGCTTATCGCCCCCCTGGCCTCCAGGACGTTGAACAGATGAGAGCACTTTATCACGTAGTCGTAACCAGGAAGGACGAGCCCCTTCTCGAGAAGCCTCGCCGCTTCCTTTTCAAAACGATTGAAGAGATCCTTGTGGAGTTCAGTGTCGCTTTCTTCAAAATTGAACTTGGAAAATTCGTATTCGCTTCTCTTGCAGAGCTCTCCCCACTTGACGTCTTTCGACCACAGGAGGTCCGAGAAACTCTCCACGCCCTGAATCGAGGTGGCGATGCGCTCTAGGCCGTACGTGATCTCGGCAGACACCGGATTCAGGTCGAGGCCGCCGGCCTGCTGGAAATACGTGAACTGCGTAATCTCGAGGCCGTCCAACCACACCTGCCAGCCCAGGCCCCAGGCTCCGAGCGTGGGCGACTCCCAGTCGTCTTCGATGAGTCTTACGTCGTGCAGCTTCGGGTTGATTCCGATGACCTCGAGGCTCTTGAAGTAGACGTCCAGGACGTCAGACGGAGCCGGTTTCAGAATCACCTGGTATTGATAGAATCTCTGCACCCTGAACGGGTTGTCACCGTAGCGGCCGTCCTTGGGCCTCCTCGACGGTTCCACGTACGCGACCTTCCAGCGCTCCGGCCCGAGCACTCTGAGAAACGTCTCCGGGTTGAAGGTCCCGGCGCCCACCTCGGAGCTGTAAGGTTGGGTGAGCACGCAACCGTAATCAGACCAGAATTTCTCGAGCCGAATAAGCATCTCCTGAAAAATCATCGCTCACTCCGTTCATGTCACAGTTCTCAATCACGTCCTCTGTTGCAACGTCCTCGTCTATTTCAAGCTCTTCAGAAGCCTCAACGATTTTAGCCCGGGAAGTCTGTCCACGTGAAACTGTAGAAAGACTTCGATGATCCGGTCTACTTCGCTTTCGAGTCTGGACGTAGTTTTCTCCCCGGCAGCGACCGAGAGAGGCTCCTTCTGCAGTTTTCTCAAGAGCCCTTTCGCCTCCGGCGTGATCTGGAAGGAATCCGGCTCTTTCGAGCCGCAGACCCTGCAGATCAGGCCGCCCTTGAGAGGAGCGAATCTCGAGAGCCCCTCTCGCCCCTCTTCTTCCTTCCCGCAACGAGAGCACCGAAAAAGCTCAGGCTTGTAGCCCAGCAGTTCGGCGGCTTTGAGCTCGAAGGCCCAGAACACGTTCTTGAGCCCCTCTCTGGGACACTTCTCCAACGTGTCGAGCGCGTCCAGCACGAGTTGAAACAGCGCCGGGTTGGGTTCTTCGCCCATCACCATGCTGTCCAGAAGCTCTATGCACGCACTCGCAAACGCGAAGCGCGCCACGTCCTTCTCGAGACCGGGGAAGTGGCGCAGAGCATCGCTCTGTGAGAGAAGCTGAAGATCTCTCCGATCCTTGCGATAGAAGACCACCGCAGAGTGGGTGAAGAGCTCGAGGCTCGAGCCGAACTTGCTCTTGGAGCTTCTTGCTCCCTTGGCCACCACCTTGACTTTTCCGTAGTCCTTGGTGTAGAGCCAGGCAATCTTGCTCGTCTCGCCCAACCTCAGGCTTCTCGTCACCACTGCGTCGGTCTTACTGATCGCCAACCGAGTTCCTTTCCAAACGCACGTCTTCCCTACGTCAACGGCGACGCCGACGCGTCAAGCAGACCCGGTCTTGCCGGACAACGCGTCGACCTCCGCCCTCACCTTCACGAGCTTGATCTTACGGACGTCCGCCTCCACCACCTCGTACAGCACTCCTCCCCTTCGGACGCTCGCCCCCACTTCGGGAATCCGTCCGAATTCCTGAAGAAGATAGCCCGCCAGGGTCTCGTAGTCGCCCCTGGGAAGCCTCATGCCGGTGGCAGATTCAAACTTGTCTATTTCAATCTGCGCGGGGGCAAGGAAAGTGCCGTCCGCCGCGCGATGAACCGCTCGCCTCGGCGAGACCGGCTCGTGTCCCATCTCGCCGACAAGCTCTTCGAGCACGTCCTCGACGGTGACCAGTCCAGCGATGCCTCCGTATTCGTCGAGGACTATCGCCATGTAGCCGTGGCTTTTTTGAAATTCCTTCAGCAGTTCGCCGCAGTTCTTTGATTCCGGAACCATCGGCACGG
Protein-coding sequences here:
- the glyS gene encoding glycine--tRNA ligase subunit beta, which gives rise to MKQSTLDFLLEIGVEELPASYIEPAVQELRHKTASELDSRRLKCSSIDVYSTPRRLTIHVKGLAERQEDLEKEVVGPASRVAYDDKGAPTQAAKGFARSQGVGVECLAIKKTGRGDYVCAIVKEHGKPTKEVLSEFLPSLVLSLSFPKTMTWAEPSVRFGRPVRWIVALLGDEVVPLEVAGVNSDRLTFGNRFLAPEPIKLKNASEYLGKLEKAWVIADAEERRRAVDKIVREEARKKGGAVVEDPELVGIVANLVEFPVPVAGSFDKNFLALPRDVVVTAMREHQRYFAVQDDHGNLMPFFITLRNGGKEGEDNVRVGNERVLRARLDDARFYWEKDVSIGIARQLELLKDVVWQESLGSVFDKSERLAELSQFVMESWDKSRAASAKRAGLLCKVDLVSEMVRDGKEFTTLQGIMGGEYAARAGEDASVSQAIKEHYLPGFAGDTLPSSLEGCAVSIADRLDEIVGSFATDRIPSGSEDPYGVRRQANGIMRILIEKKLHFSLSSCVEKAIQLLSRKFGGEGGSGWETGLSGGIASFLAQRLAFILSEMGIEQDVVDAVLSVDSDDPFRSWLKAEAVARWKSNEQFSGVVISFKRVSNILKTHEYPTPVLQDLREEVERNLFQGLREASGLISSAVKSENYGDAIGHLLNLKAPIDAFFDGVLVMDQDAKVRDIRLGLLAFVRSEFLKLADFSRLSEQAEQGRGR
- a CDS encoding glycine--tRNA ligase subunit alpha; the protein is MIFQEMLIRLEKFWSDYGCVLTQPYSSEVGAGTFNPETFLRVLGPERWKVAYVEPSRRPKDGRYGDNPFRVQRFYQYQVILKPAPSDVLDVYFKSLEVIGINPKLHDVRLIEDDWESPTLGAWGLGWQVWLDGLEITQFTYFQQAGGLDLNPVSAEITYGLERIATSIQGVESFSDLLWSKDVKWGELCKRSEYEFSKFNFEESDTELHKDLFNRFEKEAARLLEKGLVLPGYDYVIKCSHLFNVLEARGAISITERVGYIARVRRLARKAALSYLAQREELGYPLLAPGAAEAAQEKGSGA
- the recO gene encoding DNA repair protein RecO, with the translated sequence MAISKTDAVVTRSLRLGETSKIAWLYTKDYGKVKVVAKGARSSKSKFGSSLELFTHSAVVFYRKDRRDLQLLSQSDALRHFPGLEKDVARFAFASACIELLDSMVMGEEPNPALFQLVLDALDTLEKCPREGLKNVFWAFELKAAELLGYKPELFRCSRCGKEEEGREGLSRFAPLKGGLICRVCGSKEPDSFQITPEAKGLLRKLQKEPLSVAAGEKTTSRLESEVDRIIEVFLQFHVDRLPGLKSLRLLKSLK